A DNA window from Eptesicus fuscus isolate TK198812 chromosome 8, DD_ASM_mEF_20220401, whole genome shotgun sequence contains the following coding sequences:
- the TPT1 gene encoding translationally-controlled tumor protein, with translation MIIYRDLISHDEMFSDIYKIREIADGLCLEVEGKMVSRTEGNIDDSLIGGNASAEGPEGEGTESTVVTGVDIVMNHHLQETSFTKEAYKKYIKDYMKSIKGKLEEQRPERVKPFMTGAAEQIKHILANFKNYQFFIGENMNPDGMVALLDYREDGVTPYMIFFKDGLEMEKC, from the exons ATGATCATCTACCGGGACCTCATCAGCC ACGATGAGATGTTCTCCGACATCTACAAGATCCGGGAGATCGCAGACGGGCTGTGCCTGGAGGTAGAGGGGAAG ATGGTCAGTAGGACAGAGGGTAACATTGATGACTCGCTTATTGGTGGAAATGCCTCCGCTGAAGGCCCTGAGGGCGAAGGTACCGAAAGCACAGTAGTCACTGGTGTTGACATTGTCATGAACCATCACTTGCAGGAAACCAGCTTCACAAAAGAAGCCTACAAGAAGTACATCAAAGATTACATGAAATC AATCAAAGGGAAGCTTGAAGAACAGAGACCAGAAAGAGTAAAGCCTTTTATGACAGGGGCTGCAGAACAAATCAAGCACATCCTTGCCAATTTCAAAAACTACCAG TTCTTTATTGGTGAAAACATGAATCCAGATGGCATGGTTGCTCTGCTGGACTACCGTGAGGATGGTGTGACCCCATATATGATTTTCTTTAAGGATggtttagaaatggaaaaatgt TAA